A genomic window from Pyxicephalus adspersus chromosome 2, UCB_Pads_2.0, whole genome shotgun sequence includes:
- the LOC140322000 gene encoding uncharacterized protein codes for MKIAVGFLLVAIGCCFNPAASTCVKSCSSACQQNQLNDVACLENALIKDFPGTINAMTNVLCAYDKFKISKSKAPILGTIQDLQVVAGCSLHNLVGTAITLEDLSADVNGALLILLRAIHDILLQFKIGDYSIPLCGPLKPLLTKTSKVLYLYGVPSFIGPMQPVGINEVSRLLSLVHMQSPELFQKVIEVIVGPSILVRELAMTVGRLTGTVMKTVGDMGKTVNRATDILTGTAGGLLQPRREATGVNRRSNGLLGVVTDIVQPVLDSVGNVVHTVGNTLGAATGAIQGVTRVLDGPSGVLQTATGLIGSNGGPLGGIFGGGGSESKADNLGSATKETPNLLGGILRPATQVVPGLLGGSLGVAGSPSDPNLSGGSGRDGLASLLASGTVSGKLGDNIGLSAGGNLGLSLGSLISNTGMPGEDTMENGGVINARGSIPIADVSRARDTTAIGRFGLRK; via the exons ATGAAGATCGCAGTGGGCTTCTTGCTTGTGGCTATCGGCTGCTGTTTCA ATCCTGCAGCATCTACCTGTGTGAAGAGCTGTTCTTCAGCCTGCCAGCAAAACCAGTTAAATGATGTAGCCTGCCTGGAAAATGCCTTG ATAAAAGACTTCCCTGGAACTATTAATGCCATGACAAACGTTCTGTGCGCCTATGACAAGtttaag atttcaaaaaGCAAAGCACCAATATTAGGAACAATTCAAGATCTCCAG GTGGTAGCTGGCTGTTCTCTTCATAACCTTGTGGGAACTGCAATTACATTA GAGGATTTATCTGCTGATGTGAATGGAGCTCTTCTAATTTTGCTAAGAGCTATTCATGACATTTTG cTTCAATTTAAGATTGGAGATTACTCTATACCTCTCTGTGGACCACTG aaaccacTTCTCACAAAAACATCCAAAGTACTg tatttatatggtgttCCTAGCTTTATTGGACCAATGCAACCTGTAGGAATAAATGAAGTGAGCCGCCTTTTATCATTAGTGCACATGCAGTCTCCAGAACTTTTCCAGAAAGTAATAGAAGTGATTGTAGGACCAAGTATTTTGGTTAGAGAGTTGGCTATGACAGTAGGTCGGTTAACAGGAACAGTTATGAAAACAGTTGGAGATATGGGCAAGACAGTTAATAGAGCCACAGATATTCTTACTGGAACAGCAGGAGGTCTTTTACAACCCAGAAGAGAAGCAACAGGAGTAAATAGAAGGTCAAACGGACTTCTTGGTGTAGTAACAGATATTGTGCAGCCTGTGTTGGATTCAGTTGGTAATGTTGTACATACTGTTGGTAATACTCTTGGAGCAGCAACTGGTGCTATTCAAGGGGTTACTAGGGTGCTTGATGGACCAAGTGGAGTTCTTCAAACTGCTACCGGATTGATAGGGTCAAATGGTGGTCCTCTAGGAGGCATTTTCGGAGGAGGTGGAAGTGAGTCAAAAGCTGACAATCTTGGATCTGCAACAAAAGAAACCCCTAATCTTCTAGGAGGTATTTTAAGACCTGCTACACAAGTGGTTCCTGGTCTTTTAGGAGGTAGTTTAGGGGTAGCTGGGTCACCAAGTGATCCCAACCTTTCAGGGGGAAGTGGGCGTGATGGTTTAGCTTCTCTTCTAGCTTCTGGTACGGTTTCTGGAAAACTAGGTGATAATATTGGACTCTCTGCTGGTGGAAATTTAGGCTTAAGTTTAGGCAGCCTTATTTCAAATACAGGAATGCCTGGAGAGGACACAATGGAAAATGGAGGTGTAATTAATGCCAGAGGATCTATTCCAATAGCTGACGTTTCAAGAGCAAGGGACACCACTGCCATTGGCAGATTTG gcCTCAGGAAATAA